The following proteins come from a genomic window of Acidobacteriota bacterium:
- the acs gene encoding acetate--CoA ligase, translated as MIPVKSAMSSSGRAHVDGMDAYEALYRQSIEDPDGFWFEQTASLDWFTAPRSAGRWDFDAVDFAWFEDGVLNACANCVDRHAAARPDKTALIWVEDEPGRYHRISYRELKRNVCRIANVLTSLGIGQGDRVCIYLPMIPELAYTMLACARVGAVHSVVFAGFSADSLRERIVDAGCRLLVTANEGLRGGRTIPLKATCDRAVVGLDLVEHMLVARRTDAEVPMTPGRDLWLHEETAKQRATAPVARLDAEAPLFVLYTSGSTGKPKGVLHTTGGYLLYASMTHRLIFDHHDDDIHFCAADIGWVTGHSYIVYGPLANGATSVMFESVPTYPDPGRYWQVVDDLGVTLFYTAPTALRAIAREGDQWVTAYDRGSLRVLGSVGEPINPEVWNWYHDVVGNGDCPVVDTWWQTETGGILITPLPGATPLVPGSATLPFFGVEPVLVDADGNELEGNDRSGNLCLKRSWPGQARTIYGDHQRFVETYFSTYPGMYFTGDGCRRDENGYYWITGRVDDVLNVSGHRLGTAEIESALVAHDAVAEAAVVGCPHEIKGVGIYAYVLITPEAESREQAGLVAELRQQVRTVIGPIATPDRIHIAAGLPKTRSGKIMRRVLRKIAAGEYDDLGDVTTLAEPAVVDGLVEDHRAAAG; from the coding sequence ATGATTCCCGTCAAGAGTGCGATGTCTTCCAGCGGCCGCGCCCATGTGGACGGGATGGACGCCTACGAGGCCCTGTACCGGCAGTCGATCGAGGATCCGGACGGCTTCTGGTTCGAACAGACGGCTTCGCTCGACTGGTTCACCGCGCCACGGTCGGCCGGCCGCTGGGACTTCGACGCCGTGGACTTCGCCTGGTTCGAGGACGGCGTGCTCAACGCCTGCGCCAACTGCGTCGACCGCCATGCCGCGGCCCGGCCCGACAAGACCGCCCTGATCTGGGTGGAGGACGAACCGGGCCGCTACCACCGCATCAGCTACCGCGAACTGAAGCGCAACGTGTGCCGGATCGCCAATGTACTGACGTCGCTCGGGATCGGGCAGGGAGACCGGGTCTGTATCTACCTGCCGATGATTCCGGAACTGGCCTACACGATGCTCGCCTGCGCCCGGGTCGGCGCGGTGCATTCGGTCGTCTTCGCCGGTTTCTCGGCCGACAGCCTGCGCGAGCGGATCGTCGACGCGGGTTGCCGGCTGCTGGTCACCGCGAACGAGGGCCTGCGGGGCGGCCGGACGATCCCGCTGAAGGCGACCTGCGATCGGGCCGTCGTGGGACTGGACCTGGTCGAGCACATGCTGGTCGCGCGGCGCACCGACGCCGAGGTGCCGATGACGCCGGGGCGCGACCTGTGGCTCCACGAGGAGACGGCGAAGCAGCGGGCGACCGCGCCGGTGGCCCGGCTCGACGCCGAGGCGCCCCTGTTCGTGCTCTACACCAGCGGCTCGACCGGCAAGCCGAAGGGCGTGCTCCACACCACCGGCGGCTATCTGCTTTACGCTTCGATGACGCACCGGCTGATCTTCGACCACCACGACGACGACATCCACTTCTGCGCCGCGGACATCGGCTGGGTCACTGGACACAGCTACATCGTCTACGGCCCGCTCGCGAACGGCGCGACCAGCGTCATGTTCGAGTCGGTGCCGACCTATCCGGACCCGGGCCGCTACTGGCAGGTCGTCGACGACCTGGGGGTGACCCTCTTCTACACCGCCCCGACCGCGCTGCGGGCGATCGCCCGCGAGGGCGACCAGTGGGTCACGGCCTACGACCGCGGTTCGCTGCGGGTTCTCGGTTCGGTCGGCGAACCGATCAACCCCGAGGTCTGGAACTGGTACCACGATGTCGTCGGAAACGGCGACTGTCCGGTCGTCGACACCTGGTGGCAGACGGAGACGGGCGGCATCCTGATCACTCCGCTGCCGGGTGCCACGCCGCTGGTCCCCGGCTCCGCGACGCTTCCCTTCTTCGGCGTCGAGCCGGTCCTCGTGGATGCCGACGGCAACGAACTGGAAGGCAACGACCGGAGCGGCAATCTCTGCCTCAAGCGCTCCTGGCCCGGCCAGGCCCGGACGATCTACGGCGACCACCAGCGCTTCGTGGAGACGTACTTCAGCACCTATCCCGGCATGTACTTCACCGGCGACGGCTGCCGGCGGGACGAGAACGGCTACTACTGGATCACCGGCCGCGTCGACGACGTGCTCAACGTGTCCGGGCACCGGCTGGGAACGGCCGAGATCGAGAGCGCCCTGGTCGCGCACGACGCGGTGGCCGAGGCGGCGGTGGTCGGTTGCCCGCACGAGATCAAGGGCGTCGGCATCTACGCCTACGTGCTGATCACGCCGGAGGCGGAGAGCCGGGAGCAGGCCGGGCTTGTGGCCGAACTCCGGCAGCAGGTGCGCACGGTGATCGGACCGATCGCGACGCCGGACCGCATCCACATCGCCGCCGGTCTGCCGAAGACCCGCTCCGGCAAGATCATGCGTCGCGTGTTGCGCAAGATCGCCGCCGGCGAGTACGACGATCTCGGCGACGTGACGACCCTGGCCGAACCGGCCGTCGTCGACGGCCTGGTCGAGGACCACCGCGCCGCCGCAGGTTGA
- a CDS encoding AI-2E family transporter: protein MATNPSEPTRDFGAPIRLLVVAACVVVLVAGLRAASSIMIPFLVAVFIAAISLPVLTWLQQRLPMIVAVLGTILMDLLVIALAGYLVGSTANQVAGEMGEIQSTLTEWIEDGGEWLEERGVPVANWRAGDDSLSQALVSRFEPGFLVDFVNRTLRTTTAALSSFLVISLIVIFTLFEAATFGPKVRAAFGSAGAEARFARAMHEIQHYMGIKTVISLATGLLIGIWVGVLGVEFAVFWGLVAFVLNFIPNLGSIIAAVPTTLLAMVQIGVGRALLVALGYLVVNMVIGNFIEPPLLGRRLGLSTLVVVLSLVFWGWVWGPVGMLLSVPLTMVVKILLENTEEFRWVAVLLGDSREAERLAPASGGDGND, encoded by the coding sequence ATGGCTACGAATCCAAGCGAACCGACCCGCGACTTCGGGGCGCCGATCCGGCTCCTGGTCGTCGCGGCCTGCGTCGTCGTTCTGGTCGCCGGTCTCCGGGCCGCGTCGTCGATCATGATCCCGTTCCTGGTCGCGGTCTTCATCGCCGCGATCAGCCTGCCCGTCCTGACCTGGCTGCAGCAACGCCTGCCGATGATCGTCGCCGTTCTCGGCACGATCCTGATGGATCTGCTGGTCATCGCCCTTGCCGGCTATCTGGTCGGTTCCACCGCGAACCAGGTCGCGGGCGAGATGGGCGAGATCCAGTCCACCCTGACGGAGTGGATCGAAGACGGCGGCGAGTGGCTCGAGGAGCGGGGTGTGCCCGTCGCCAATTGGCGGGCGGGCGACGACTCCCTTTCGCAGGCGCTGGTCTCGCGTTTCGAGCCCGGTTTCCTGGTCGACTTCGTGAACCGGACCTTGCGGACGACGACGGCCGCGCTTTCGTCGTTCCTCGTCATCTCGCTGATCGTCATCTTCACCCTCTTCGAGGCGGCGACCTTCGGTCCCAAGGTGCGCGCGGCCTTCGGCAGCGCCGGCGCCGAGGCGCGCTTCGCCCGCGCCATGCACGAGATCCAGCACTACATGGGGATCAAGACGGTGATCAGTCTGGCCACGGGCCTGCTGATCGGCATCTGGGTCGGAGTGCTTGGCGTCGAGTTCGCGGTGTTCTGGGGACTCGTGGCCTTCGTCCTCAACTTCATTCCCAACCTCGGGTCGATCATCGCGGCGGTGCCGACGACCCTCCTGGCCATGGTCCAGATCGGCGTCGGCCGGGCGCTGCTCGTCGCCCTGGGCTACCTGGTCGTCAACATGGTGATCGGCAACTTCATCGAGCCGCCGCTTCTGGGCCGGAGGCTCGGCCTCTCGACCCTGGTGGTCGTCCTTTCCCTCGTCTTCTGGGGCTGGGTGTGGGGACCGGTCGGGATGCTGCTGTCAGTGCCGCTGACGATGGTGGTCAAGATCCTGCTCGAGAACACGGAGGAGTTCCGCTGGGTTGCCGTGCTGCTCGGCGACAGCCGGGAGGCGGAACGCCTGGCGCCGGCGTCCGGCGGGGACGGGAACGACTGA